The Arthrobacter sp. NicSoilC5 genome has a window encoding:
- a CDS encoding FAD-dependent oxidoreductase, producing the protein MSAPAPSPSTSTATRIVIAGAGPAAQALVAQLDRARFAGTITVLSNRDDTPGELLELALLPQVSVRFGQPASHIDAVNRTVATADGMEFAYDQLVIATGSAPVANPVDGAAQCLSYATIDDAPRIAKGVQKVARELGRRPVGILVGTGAAAGQAEAVLRAKGVRPIRTTARPAAVIPAVVSGASASRVAASAVVFEDGSSMTGDLVVLAEERVSRDGLAASAGLQTAAGGGIVISRDYRTSVPGIWAIGDAAAFDGVRLGLLVAAASAAGACATQLLTAAAEAPALQAA; encoded by the coding sequence ATGTCCGCTCCGGCACCCTCACCGTCCACCTCCACCGCAACCCGCATCGTCATTGCCGGCGCCGGCCCCGCTGCGCAGGCCCTGGTGGCGCAACTGGACCGTGCCCGGTTCGCCGGCACCATCACCGTGCTGAGCAACCGCGATGACACCCCCGGCGAACTGCTGGAGCTGGCTCTGCTCCCCCAGGTTTCCGTACGCTTTGGCCAGCCTGCCAGCCACATCGACGCGGTCAACCGCACGGTGGCAACGGCTGACGGCATGGAGTTCGCCTACGACCAGCTGGTCATCGCCACCGGCTCCGCCCCCGTGGCGAACCCGGTCGACGGGGCCGCGCAGTGCCTGAGCTATGCCACCATCGATGACGCACCGCGCATCGCGAAGGGCGTGCAGAAGGTGGCGCGGGAGCTGGGGCGGCGCCCGGTGGGGATCCTGGTCGGCACCGGAGCAGCGGCGGGACAGGCCGAAGCGGTTCTGCGGGCCAAGGGTGTGCGGCCCATCCGCACCACTGCCCGCCCTGCGGCCGTCATCCCTGCGGTCGTATCCGGTGCCTCCGCCTCCCGGGTGGCCGCGTCCGCCGTGGTCTTCGAGGATGGCAGCAGCATGACCGGTGACCTGGTTGTCCTGGCTGAGGAACGGGTCTCCCGCGATGGCCTGGCCGCCAGCGCGGGCCTGCAGACCGCAGCCGGGGGTGGCATCGTGATCAGCCGGGACTACCGCACGTCTGTTCCGGGGATCTGGGCCATCGGGGACGCGGCAGCGTTCGACGGCGTGCGGCTGGGGCTGCTGGTGGCAGCGGCTTCGGCGGCAGGCGCCTGCGCCACCCAGCTGCTGACGGCGGCAGCGGAAGCGCCGGCCCTGCAGGCGGCCTGA
- the deoC gene encoding deoxyribose-phosphate aldolase, whose amino-acid sequence MSNEATVHAGTAHPAGPADIASYIDHTLLKPEASEADVLKVCAEAAEYRFKSVCVNPLWVKTVTTALRGSGVLTCSVVGFPLGATPTDVKSFEARGAVLDGAAEVDMVINIAAARANDKGALVEDIAAVAETVHAGGAILKVIIETALLTDEQKVLACQAAVEAGADFVKTSTGFNGGGATVEDVALMRRTVGPEVGVKASGGVRSLADAQAMIAAGATRIGASSGIAIVKGEQGSAAY is encoded by the coding sequence ATGAGCAACGAAGCCACCGTTCACGCAGGCACCGCCCACCCGGCCGGCCCCGCGGACATCGCCTCCTACATTGACCACACGCTGCTCAAGCCCGAGGCCTCGGAAGCTGACGTGCTGAAGGTCTGCGCCGAGGCGGCCGAGTACCGGTTCAAGTCGGTCTGCGTCAATCCCCTCTGGGTCAAGACCGTCACCACCGCCCTCAGGGGCTCGGGCGTCCTCACGTGCTCCGTGGTGGGCTTCCCCCTGGGGGCCACTCCCACGGACGTGAAGTCGTTCGAAGCCCGCGGCGCGGTCCTGGACGGCGCGGCGGAGGTGGATATGGTGATCAACATTGCTGCCGCCCGGGCCAACGACAAGGGCGCCCTCGTCGAGGACATCGCCGCGGTAGCCGAGACCGTGCACGCGGGCGGCGCCATCCTGAAAGTCATCATCGAAACAGCCCTCCTGACGGATGAGCAGAAGGTGCTGGCGTGCCAGGCTGCCGTGGAGGCCGGAGCCGACTTCGTGAAGACTTCCACGGGGTTCAACGGCGGGGGCGCCACCGTTGAGGACGTGGCCCTGATGCGCAGGACCGTGGGCCCGGAGGTGGGGGTCAAGGCCTCCGGTGGCGTACGGTCCCTTGCCGATGCGCAGGCTATGATTGCAGCAGGTGCAACACGAATTGGTGCCAGCTCCGGAATTGCCATCGTCAAGGGTGAACAGGGTTCAGCCGCTTACTGA
- a CDS encoding metal-dependent hydrolase has protein sequence MGGHHAASGAAAWVAVASTGPYTLGWYPLDPTGILIGGMATAGTALVCDWDHRSSTVAHSLPPLSNVIARGIENASGGHRQGTHSILGAAFFVFLAGLASQVHMDTGWGRLSVGAGLLCMFLINIAAKALKLFPKSGFISNWIFALVMAGLVTAYAPEQWTWLPTSMLIGVVVHIVGDLITTGGVPLLWPLVVRPPKILRRLPLLRNIWRSNGALSVPLLGRAGSKREWLVLIPVSAYAMVGMTMAGWAIAQHHWGRVAAAAGAWIRLWF, from the coding sequence ATGGGAGGACACCACGCCGCGTCGGGAGCCGCGGCGTGGGTAGCTGTTGCGTCCACCGGCCCGTACACGCTGGGCTGGTACCCGCTGGATCCCACCGGCATCTTGATCGGCGGCATGGCCACCGCGGGCACCGCACTGGTGTGCGACTGGGACCACCGGTCCAGCACGGTGGCCCATTCGCTGCCGCCGCTGTCCAACGTGATTGCGCGCGGCATTGAGAATGCCAGCGGCGGCCACCGGCAGGGCACGCACTCCATCCTCGGGGCGGCGTTCTTCGTGTTCCTGGCCGGCCTGGCATCGCAGGTCCACATGGACACGGGATGGGGGCGCCTCTCCGTGGGCGCCGGGCTGTTGTGCATGTTCCTGATCAACATCGCGGCGAAGGCACTGAAACTCTTTCCCAAGAGCGGTTTCATCTCCAACTGGATCTTCGCGCTGGTCATGGCCGGCCTGGTCACGGCCTACGCGCCGGAACAGTGGACCTGGCTGCCCACGTCGATGCTGATCGGGGTGGTGGTGCACATCGTCGGAGACCTCATCACCACCGGGGGAGTGCCGCTGCTGTGGCCGCTGGTGGTCCGGCCGCCGAAAATCCTCCGCCGGCTGCCCCTGCTGCGGAACATCTGGCGCTCCAACGGCGCCCTGTCCGTGCCCCTGCTGGGCCGGGCCGGTTCCAAGCGGGAATGGCTGGTGCTGATCCCGGTGAGCGCCTACGCCATGGTGGGGATGACCATGGCCGGCTGGGCCATTGCCCAGCACCACTGGGGCCGCGTGGCGGCAGCCGCAGGCGCGTGGATCAGGCTCTGGTTCTAG
- a CDS encoding phospho-sugar mutase: MTSSDAELRLLTEAREWAAQDPDPATKASLLELVRLVEDGDPAARQELEDSFRGTLQFGTAGLRAALGPGPNRMNRVVVRRAAAGLAAFLVEAVAKAAAGTRPRAVVGYDARYNSDIFAAETAAIFTAAGIETFLLPAALPTPLLAYAVRALECDGGVMVTASHNPPQDNGYKVYLGRHAVTAEGDGAQIVAPYDAEIAARISAVGPLESIALAGDGWTVLDGSIAAEYQRATAALAMPERFPARDLRIVLTPLHGVGGGTALEVLKTAGFTDVTVVAEQADPDPDFPTVSFPNPEEPGALDLALEAAARLDADLVIANDPDADRAAVAAKDPDTGAWRMLRGDEVGSLLGAHMVARLADGDSLAEADGRRVFANSIVSSRLLARIAAAAGLDHVETLTGFKWISRVPGLVYGYEEALGYCVAPDQVKDKDGISAAVLIAELAATAKAAGKTVFDTLDELYLQHGLHASDQLSIRVADLGLLDAMMNRLRVSPPESFGQSAVEVFTDLAEGSAQLPPTEGLLYITRNLTRVIIRPSGTEPKLKCYLEVIHQVGSAAELPAARQAARASLDEVLHDVSEALGL, from the coding sequence ATGACGTCTTCCGATGCCGAACTTCGCCTGCTCACCGAAGCCCGCGAATGGGCTGCCCAAGACCCGGATCCCGCAACGAAGGCGTCGCTCCTCGAGCTGGTCCGCCTCGTGGAGGATGGCGATCCCGCGGCCCGGCAGGAACTGGAAGACAGCTTCCGCGGCACACTGCAGTTCGGCACTGCGGGACTGCGGGCCGCGCTGGGCCCCGGCCCAAACCGGATGAACCGGGTGGTGGTCCGCCGGGCTGCAGCGGGACTCGCGGCGTTCCTGGTGGAGGCCGTGGCCAAGGCGGCGGCCGGCACCCGGCCGCGCGCCGTCGTCGGCTATGACGCCCGCTACAACTCGGATATTTTCGCCGCGGAAACGGCGGCGATCTTCACCGCGGCCGGCATCGAGACCTTCCTGCTGCCGGCAGCCCTCCCCACTCCCCTGCTGGCCTACGCTGTCCGCGCCCTGGAGTGCGACGGCGGCGTCATGGTCACCGCCAGCCACAACCCGCCGCAGGACAACGGGTACAAGGTGTACCTGGGGCGGCACGCGGTAACGGCAGAGGGCGACGGCGCCCAGATCGTGGCGCCGTACGATGCCGAAATCGCCGCGCGCATCAGCGCCGTGGGGCCGCTGGAGTCCATAGCGCTGGCAGGGGACGGATGGACCGTCCTGGACGGCTCCATCGCCGCCGAGTACCAGCGGGCGACGGCGGCACTCGCCATGCCGGAGCGCTTTCCGGCCCGCGATCTCCGGATTGTCCTGACCCCGCTGCACGGCGTCGGCGGCGGGACGGCGCTGGAAGTACTCAAGACGGCAGGTTTCACGGATGTCACCGTGGTGGCCGAGCAGGCCGATCCGGACCCCGATTTCCCCACCGTCAGTTTCCCCAACCCGGAGGAACCCGGCGCACTGGACCTTGCCCTGGAGGCAGCGGCGCGGCTGGACGCCGACCTGGTCATCGCCAATGACCCCGACGCCGATAGGGCTGCCGTAGCGGCCAAGGACCCCGACACCGGCGCGTGGCGCATGCTCCGCGGGGACGAAGTGGGGTCCCTGCTGGGCGCCCACATGGTGGCCCGGCTCGCGGACGGCGACTCCCTTGCGGAGGCTGACGGCCGCCGTGTGTTCGCCAATTCGATTGTGTCCTCCCGCCTGCTGGCCCGCATCGCCGCGGCCGCCGGACTCGACCATGTGGAAACGCTGACCGGATTCAAGTGGATTTCCCGGGTCCCGGGGCTGGTCTACGGGTACGAGGAGGCGCTGGGATACTGCGTCGCGCCGGATCAGGTGAAGGACAAGGACGGCATTTCCGCCGCGGTCCTGATCGCCGAACTCGCGGCCACCGCCAAAGCCGCAGGCAAGACGGTCTTCGACACCCTGGACGAGCTGTACCTCCAGCACGGCCTGCATGCCAGCGACCAGCTGAGCATCAGGGTTGCGGACCTGGGACTGCTGGACGCCATGATGAACCGCCTCAGGGTTTCGCCGCCGGAGTCGTTCGGGCAGTCAGCGGTGGAGGTATTCACGGACCTGGCCGAAGGCAGCGCGCAGTTGCCGCCCACGGAGGGCCTGCTCTACATCACCCGGAACCTGACCCGCGTGATCATCCGGCCCAGCGGCACCGAGCCCAAACTCAAGTGCTACCTGGAAGTCATCCACCAGGTGGGCTCCGCCGCGGAACTGCCGGCGGCACGCCAGGCGGCACGCGCCTCGCTGGATGAAGTCCTCCACGACGTGAGCGAGGCGCTGGGACTTTAA
- the cobA gene encoding uroporphyrinogen-III C-methyltransferase: MQLSIDLTGRDVLVTGTPAAARQAVRRYKAAGAVVHRLTSPHAAQGAPLPKGLFLVAAVEDGQPGWAGLLDRCRDAGIPVAAEPAAGAAGHVTLVGGGPGTSDLLTVAAVRALRDADVVFYDRLAPYQELPLLTSAELVDVGKKPGHHKVSQSDIEKLMVESALAGNNVVRLKGGDPYVFGRGGEEVAACVAAGVQVQVVSGVTSAISVPAAAGIPVTHREVSHMFTVVSGHAPLTEKEHHHLAGLGGTIVVLMGIGTLHQLAAGLRRAGMRPDMPMAVVERGYRPGQRTTIADLGTITSAAAGCSNPAVLVIGEVVRVAEANQQHAAAAADLDRLAASLLGS; encoded by the coding sequence ATGCAGCTCAGTATCGACCTCACCGGCCGGGACGTCCTGGTGACCGGCACCCCTGCTGCCGCGCGGCAGGCGGTGCGGCGGTACAAAGCCGCGGGCGCCGTCGTCCACCGCCTCACCAGCCCGCATGCCGCCCAGGGCGCCCCGCTGCCGAAAGGACTGTTCCTGGTGGCCGCCGTCGAGGACGGGCAGCCCGGCTGGGCCGGCCTCCTGGACCGCTGCCGGGACGCAGGCATCCCGGTCGCTGCCGAACCTGCCGCCGGTGCCGCCGGGCACGTCACCCTGGTAGGGGGCGGGCCGGGCACCAGCGACCTCCTCACCGTGGCCGCCGTCAGGGCGCTGCGCGATGCGGACGTGGTGTTTTATGACCGCCTCGCTCCGTACCAGGAACTGCCGCTGCTGACGTCCGCGGAACTCGTGGATGTGGGGAAGAAGCCGGGGCACCACAAGGTCAGCCAGTCGGATATCGAAAAGCTGATGGTGGAAAGTGCACTGGCCGGGAACAATGTGGTCCGCCTCAAGGGCGGGGACCCCTACGTATTCGGCCGCGGAGGCGAGGAAGTAGCCGCATGCGTGGCCGCTGGCGTCCAGGTCCAGGTGGTGTCCGGCGTGACCAGCGCCATCTCGGTGCCCGCCGCTGCTGGCATCCCGGTCACCCACCGGGAAGTCAGCCATATGTTCACGGTGGTTTCCGGGCACGCCCCGCTGACCGAAAAAGAGCACCACCACCTGGCCGGCCTGGGCGGCACCATCGTGGTGCTCATGGGCATCGGCACCCTCCACCAGCTCGCCGCCGGCCTCCGCCGTGCCGGGATGCGCCCGGACATGCCCATGGCCGTGGTGGAACGCGGATACCGGCCGGGCCAGCGCACCACCATCGCCGATCTGGGCACCATCACCTCTGCCGCGGCCGGCTGCAGCAACCCGGCCGTGCTGGTGATCGGTGAGGTGGTGCGGGTGGCTGAAGCCAACCAGCAGCACGCCGCTGCCGCCGCCGACCTGGACCGGCTGGCGGCCTCGCTGCTGGGATCATGA
- a CDS encoding uroporphyrinogen-III synthase, with product MTALAPAESPQAEESTDAAESPLEGFRIGVTSDRRSRDLIEALERRGAEVLHAPALKIAPVQEDMRLIEDTRAIIAAKPDLCIATTAYGMRRWCEAADSFGIGDELLETLGSCRMFVRGPKARGAVRAAGLADVGISSDETTSTLVDMLLTEGVRGKTVAMQLHGYTDVRQIERLRMSGATVLTVTPYRWVKPDGEDRLPRLIDAACTGNLDVLTFTSAPAVDAMWSTAHEMGLYKQLVESLKLNVTTAVVGPVTAQPLLDAGITPLIPERFRMGALIRLVCEHLALNHVRRLETRSGSIELRGRSLRIDGQQVELAPAPLLLLRALLGAGGAVLSRESLSDLLELRGSVHALDMTVSRLRSSLPDGKLIETVVKRGYRIRV from the coding sequence ATGACTGCACTTGCACCGGCCGAATCACCGCAGGCTGAAGAATCCACAGACGCCGCGGAGTCGCCGCTGGAGGGATTCCGCATCGGCGTCACCTCGGACCGGCGGTCCCGCGACCTGATCGAGGCCCTGGAACGGCGCGGCGCCGAAGTGCTGCACGCCCCCGCACTGAAGATCGCCCCCGTCCAGGAGGACATGCGCCTCATCGAGGACACCCGGGCCATCATCGCGGCCAAACCCGATCTCTGCATCGCCACCACCGCGTATGGCATGCGCCGCTGGTGCGAGGCAGCGGATTCCTTCGGGATCGGCGACGAGCTGCTGGAGACGCTGGGCAGCTGCCGCATGTTCGTCCGGGGACCGAAAGCCCGCGGTGCGGTGCGCGCGGCGGGCCTTGCCGACGTCGGCATCAGCAGCGACGAAACCACCTCCACCCTGGTGGACATGCTGCTCACCGAGGGCGTCCGCGGCAAAACCGTTGCCATGCAGCTGCACGGCTACACCGATGTGCGGCAAATCGAGCGCCTGCGCATGTCCGGCGCCACGGTCCTGACAGTCACGCCCTACCGCTGGGTCAAGCCCGACGGCGAGGACAGGCTTCCGCGGCTGATCGACGCCGCCTGCACCGGCAACCTGGACGTCCTGACCTTCACCAGCGCCCCCGCCGTGGACGCCATGTGGAGCACGGCCCATGAGATGGGGCTCTACAAGCAGCTGGTGGAGAGCCTGAAACTGAACGTCACCACGGCCGTGGTGGGTCCCGTCACGGCCCAGCCCCTCCTCGACGCCGGGATCACGCCGCTCATCCCGGAGCGGTTCCGGATGGGCGCCCTCATCCGGCTGGTGTGCGAGCACCTGGCACTGAACCACGTCCGGCGGCTGGAGACCCGCTCCGGGAGCATCGAGCTTCGGGGCCGGAGCCTGCGCATCGACGGCCAGCAGGTGGAACTGGCACCGGCTCCCCTGCTGCTCCTGCGTGCCCTGCTCGGCGCCGGCGGAGCGGTCCTGTCCCGCGAATCGCTGTCCGACCTGCTGGAACTGCGCGGCTCCGTCCACGCGCTGGACATGACCGTGAGCCGCCTGCGGTCCTCGCTGCCGGACGGCAAGCTGATCGAAACCGTAGTCAAGCGCGGATACCGGATCCGCGTCTAG
- the nirD gene encoding nitrite reductase small subunit NirD, translating to MTATLELGALAAESDTAGFGTGWHRVCMVDDLEPAWGEAALVAGRQVALFRTGPSEVFAVAHEDPATGAHVMARGILGSKGTRPTIASPLHKEVYDLETGECFTTPGLRLAAFSTRVRDGFVEVEL from the coding sequence ATGACGGCAACACTTGAACTTGGGGCGCTCGCCGCCGAATCAGACACCGCCGGGTTCGGGACCGGCTGGCACCGTGTCTGCATGGTGGATGACCTCGAACCGGCATGGGGCGAGGCCGCCCTGGTGGCAGGCCGCCAGGTGGCACTGTTCCGCACCGGCCCCAGCGAAGTCTTCGCCGTGGCGCATGAGGACCCCGCCACCGGAGCCCACGTCATGGCCCGCGGCATCCTCGGCTCCAAGGGCACCCGCCCCACGATCGCCTCGCCGCTGCACAAGGAGGTCTACGATCTGGAGACCGGTGAATGCTTCACCACTCCGGGCCTGCGGCTGGCAGCGTTCAGCACCCGTGTCAGGGACGGCTTCGTCGAGGTGGAGCTCTAG
- the nirB gene encoding nitrite reductase large subunit NirB, whose translation MTEQTSSTETPRRIVVAGGGPAAHRFADAMHARGLDGWHVTVLTEEAHLPYDRVALSKALTDAGVDLTLGTASMWDHGSLVLKTGERVVKINPETKSVETAAGHSYEYDQLVVATGSDAVRLPIPGAEHAHVYRTLEDVWAINKAIAKLTAKLGRKINAVTIGGGLLGLESAAGTEQLGATPVVINGAPWLMNTQLDEGAGQALGRLIEAKGFEVHGGVFPSEILADDDGQVTGVLMADERVIPADLVIVAVGVKPRDELFRAAEGEDQLFSLGPRGGVVINDYCATEVPGIWAIGEVANFGGMCLGLVAPANTMAEIVADRLHGGDATFPGFDTATKLKLSGVDVASFGDAFARTEHALEIVYADPARGVYQKIVTTDDAKTLLGGIFVGDASPYMSLRPLLGRELPAEPGAFLSAAGGGDAPETELPDDATLCSCNNVTAGTIRDTINGCGACEGNAPVQELGELKGCTRAGTQCGSCVPMLKKLLETELTKSGVEVSKALCEHIELSRQELFDAIRVLGLTSFEEIMAKYGTGAGCDICKPTIANILASQNSAYVLDAGRGTLQDTNDRALANMQKDGTYSVVPRIAGGEITPKKLGVIAAVAEKYGLYTKITGGQRIDMFGARLEQLPEIWKELVDAGFESGQAYGKSLRTVKSCVGSTWCRFGVQDSVAMAIQLELRYRGLRSPHKLKMGVSGCARECAEARGKDVGVIATADGWNLYVGGNGGATPAHAQLLAKDLDDETLIKYIDRYFMYYIRTADRLQRTARWQEELDGGIKHVEDVVVKDTLGIAAELEAAMAKHVDTYVDEWADTLKDPERLRRFRSFVNAPDQKDDSITFVPDERGQMRPATPEEKGKVLIGSSIPVRTATTTPGNEA comes from the coding sequence GTGACCGAACAGACTTCAAGCACAGAGACTCCGCGCCGCATCGTCGTCGCCGGCGGCGGCCCAGCGGCCCACCGTTTTGCGGACGCCATGCATGCCCGCGGCCTCGACGGCTGGCATGTCACGGTCCTCACCGAGGAAGCCCACCTCCCCTACGACCGGGTGGCACTTTCCAAGGCCCTCACCGATGCCGGGGTGGACCTCACCCTGGGCACCGCCTCCATGTGGGACCACGGCTCGCTGGTCCTGAAGACCGGCGAGCGCGTGGTGAAGATCAACCCGGAAACAAAGAGCGTGGAAACCGCCGCCGGCCACAGCTACGAGTACGACCAGCTGGTGGTGGCCACGGGCTCGGACGCTGTGCGCCTGCCCATCCCCGGTGCCGAGCACGCCCACGTGTACCGGACGCTTGAGGACGTGTGGGCCATCAACAAGGCCATCGCCAAACTCACCGCAAAGCTCGGCCGCAAGATCAACGCGGTGACCATCGGCGGCGGACTCCTGGGCCTTGAGTCGGCCGCCGGCACCGAGCAGCTCGGCGCCACCCCCGTCGTCATCAACGGGGCTCCCTGGCTGATGAACACCCAGCTGGACGAGGGTGCGGGCCAGGCCCTGGGCCGGCTCATCGAGGCGAAAGGCTTCGAGGTCCACGGCGGTGTGTTCCCTTCCGAGATTTTGGCGGACGACGACGGCCAGGTCACCGGAGTGCTCATGGCTGACGAACGCGTCATCCCGGCAGACCTGGTGATTGTCGCCGTCGGCGTCAAACCCCGCGACGAACTCTTCCGCGCCGCCGAGGGCGAAGACCAGCTCTTCAGCCTGGGCCCCCGCGGCGGGGTGGTCATCAACGATTACTGCGCCACCGAAGTACCGGGCATCTGGGCCATCGGCGAAGTGGCCAACTTCGGCGGCATGTGCCTGGGCCTGGTGGCCCCCGCCAACACCATGGCCGAGATTGTGGCCGACCGGCTCCACGGCGGAGACGCCACCTTCCCGGGTTTCGACACCGCCACCAAACTCAAGCTCTCAGGCGTGGACGTTGCCAGCTTCGGCGATGCCTTCGCCCGCACCGAACATGCCCTCGAAATCGTCTACGCCGACCCCGCCCGCGGCGTGTACCAGAAGATCGTGACCACCGACGACGCGAAGACCCTCCTGGGCGGCATCTTCGTGGGCGACGCCTCCCCGTACATGAGCCTGCGCCCGCTCCTGGGCCGCGAACTTCCCGCCGAGCCCGGCGCGTTCCTCAGCGCGGCCGGCGGCGGGGACGCTCCGGAAACCGAACTGCCGGACGACGCCACCCTCTGCTCCTGCAACAACGTCACCGCGGGAACCATCAGGGACACCATCAACGGCTGCGGCGCCTGCGAGGGCAACGCCCCCGTCCAGGAGCTGGGCGAGCTGAAGGGCTGCACCCGTGCCGGCACCCAGTGCGGTTCCTGCGTGCCGATGTTGAAGAAGCTGCTGGAAACTGAGCTGACCAAGTCCGGCGTCGAGGTCTCCAAGGCCCTGTGCGAGCACATCGAACTGTCCCGGCAGGAACTCTTCGACGCCATCCGTGTCCTGGGGCTGACCTCCTTCGAGGAGATCATGGCCAAGTACGGCACCGGCGCGGGCTGCGACATCTGCAAGCCCACCATTGCCAACATCCTGGCCAGCCAGAACAGCGCCTACGTGCTGGACGCCGGCCGCGGAACCCTGCAGGACACCAACGACCGCGCCCTGGCCAACATGCAAAAGGACGGCACCTACTCGGTGGTCCCCCGCATCGCCGGTGGCGAGATCACCCCGAAGAAGCTCGGAGTGATCGCCGCCGTCGCCGAAAAGTACGGCCTGTACACCAAGATCACTGGCGGCCAGCGGATCGACATGTTCGGCGCCCGGCTCGAACAGCTCCCGGAGATCTGGAAGGAACTGGTGGACGCCGGCTTTGAGTCCGGCCAGGCGTACGGCAAGAGCCTGCGCACGGTGAAGTCCTGCGTCGGTTCCACCTGGTGCCGGTTCGGCGTCCAGGACTCCGTGGCCATGGCCATCCAGCTGGAGCTGCGGTACCGCGGCCTCCGGAGCCCGCACAAGCTCAAGATGGGCGTCTCCGGCTGCGCCCGCGAATGCGCCGAGGCGCGCGGCAAGGACGTGGGCGTGATCGCCACCGCCGACGGCTGGAACCTCTACGTGGGCGGCAATGGCGGAGCCACGCCGGCGCACGCACAGCTGCTGGCCAAGGACCTGGACGACGAGACCCTGATCAAGTACATCGACCGCTACTTCATGTACTACATCCGCACCGCCGACCGCCTGCAGCGCACCGCCCGGTGGCAGGAAGAGCTCGACGGCGGCATCAAGCACGTGGAGGACGTGGTGGTCAAGGACACGCTGGGCATCGCCGCGGAGCTCGAGGCTGCCATGGCCAAGCACGTGGACACCTACGTCGACGAATGGGCCGACACCCTGAAGGACCCCGAGCGCCTGCGCCGGTTCCGCTCCTTCGTCAACGCCCCCGACCAAAAGGACGATTCCATCACCTTCGTCCCGGACGAGCGCGGCCAGATGCGCCCCGCCACTCCCGAAGAAAAGGGAAAGGTCCTGATAGGGTCCTCCATCCCGGTCCGCACCGCCACGACCACCCCTGGAAACGAAGCATAA
- a CDS encoding purine-nucleoside phosphorylase — MSTTDFLNTDPFAAARAAADYIAEETGVDRHDTALVLGSGWGEAADLIGETTATLSAEEVPGFHAPAVEGHVGTIRSVLTTSGKRALVLGARTHYYEGRGVRAVVHGIRTAAAAGCSTLVLTNGCGGLNEDWAPGTPVLIRDHINLTAASPLEGATFVDLTDLYSPRIRGLAREVDPTLDEGVYAQFPGPHYETPAEVQYAKRIGADLIGMSTALEAIAGRHAGMEVFGISLVTNLAAGISPQPLSHQEVIESGQAAGPRISRLLADIIARL, encoded by the coding sequence GTGAGTACAACAGACTTCCTGAACACGGACCCGTTCGCCGCCGCCCGCGCCGCCGCGGACTACATTGCGGAAGAAACCGGAGTGGACCGCCATGACACGGCCCTGGTTCTCGGTTCCGGGTGGGGCGAGGCCGCAGACCTGATCGGCGAGACCACTGCCACGCTGTCCGCCGAGGAGGTTCCCGGCTTCCACGCCCCCGCCGTGGAGGGCCACGTTGGCACCATCCGCTCCGTGCTGACCACGTCCGGCAAGCGCGCCCTGGTCCTGGGAGCACGGACCCACTACTACGAGGGCAGGGGCGTCCGCGCCGTGGTGCACGGCATCCGGACCGCTGCGGCTGCCGGATGCAGCACCCTCGTCCTCACCAACGGCTGCGGCGGCCTCAACGAGGACTGGGCCCCCGGCACCCCGGTACTGATCCGGGACCACATCAACCTCACCGCCGCCTCCCCGCTGGAAGGCGCTACGTTCGTGGACCTGACGGACCTGTATTCGCCGCGGATCCGCGGGCTGGCCCGGGAAGTGGACCCCACCCTGGACGAGGGCGTGTACGCACAGTTCCCCGGCCCGCACTATGAGACCCCGGCGGAGGTGCAGTATGCCAAGCGGATCGGTGCGGACCTCATCGGGATGTCGACGGCGCTTGAGGCCATCGCAGGGCGTCATGCCGGCATGGAGGTGTTCGGCATTTCGCTGGTCACCAACCTTGCGGCAGGCATCAGCCCCCAGCCGCTCAGCCACCAGGAAGTCATCGAGTCCGGCCAGGCAGCGGGCCCGCGCATTTCCAGGCTGCTGGCTGACATCATCGCCCGGCTCTAA